One Phoenix dactylifera cultivar Barhee BC4 chromosome 14, palm_55x_up_171113_PBpolish2nd_filt_p, whole genome shotgun sequence DNA window includes the following coding sequences:
- the LOC103710824 gene encoding SEC23-interacting protein isoform X1, which produces MYADRIEAGRKRSIRDRLNGNLVEDLGRARPDSGKRQRRNDDKWTHDLYEADEQPQTSKPIGPKDLRLKLQKKGLQQAVQFGKDSGVRDLREKLSGTMHPQPPNADLTKTKPVLEIAKLIKKNISSVEAPVPETKKISNPTSSRKTSQKKSELSVDGFLYSLGLQKYLITFQAEEVDMTALMHMTDDDLKALGIPMGPRKKILLALESKA; this is translated from the exons ATGTACGCGGACCGGATTGAGGCGGGGCGCAAGAGATCCATCAGAGATCGCCTCAACGGCAATCTCGTGGAGGATCTCGGCCGGGCCAGGCCGGACAGCGGGAAAAG GCAACGACGAAATGATGACAAATGGACACATGATCTATATGAGGCTGATGAGCAACCTCAGACTTCAA AACCTATTGGCCCCAAAGATCTTCGATTGAAGCTGCAGAAGAAGGGTCTGCAGCAAGCTGTTCAATTTGGGAAGGATTCAGGAGTGCGGGATCTTCGTGAAAAGCTTTCTGGTACAATGCACCCTCAGCCACCAAATGCTGATCTGACGAAGACTAAACCAGTGTTGGAGATTGCTAAACTCATTAAGAAAAATATCAGTTCTGTTGAAGCACCTGTACCAGAAACCAAAAAAATCTCCAATCCAACTTCATCTAGAAAGACATCTCAGAAAAAG TCTGAATTGTCGGTAGATGGTTTCCTGTATTCTCTGGGCCTTCAAAAGTATCTCATAACATTCCAGGCGGAGGAG GTTGACATGACGGCTCTTATGCACATGACTGATGATGATCTCAAGGCTCTAGGAATTCCAATG GGTCCGAGGAAAAAGATACTCTTGGCCTTGGAATCAAAAGCTTAG
- the LOC103710824 gene encoding ankyrin repeat and SAM domain-containing protein 6 isoform X2, whose protein sequence is MYADRIEAGRKRSIRDRLNGNLVEDLGRARPDSGKRQRRNDDKWTHDLYEADEQPQTSKPIGPKDLRLKLQKKGLQQAVQFGKDSGVRDLREKLSGTMHPQPPNADLTKTKPVLEIAKLIKKNISSVEAPVPETKKISNPTSSRKTSQKKSELSVDGFLYSLGLQKYLITFQAEEVDMTALMHMTDDDLKALGIPMAPKCDGESSR, encoded by the exons ATGTACGCGGACCGGATTGAGGCGGGGCGCAAGAGATCCATCAGAGATCGCCTCAACGGCAATCTCGTGGAGGATCTCGGCCGGGCCAGGCCGGACAGCGGGAAAAG GCAACGACGAAATGATGACAAATGGACACATGATCTATATGAGGCTGATGAGCAACCTCAGACTTCAA AACCTATTGGCCCCAAAGATCTTCGATTGAAGCTGCAGAAGAAGGGTCTGCAGCAAGCTGTTCAATTTGGGAAGGATTCAGGAGTGCGGGATCTTCGTGAAAAGCTTTCTGGTACAATGCACCCTCAGCCACCAAATGCTGATCTGACGAAGACTAAACCAGTGTTGGAGATTGCTAAACTCATTAAGAAAAATATCAGTTCTGTTGAAGCACCTGTACCAGAAACCAAAAAAATCTCCAATCCAACTTCATCTAGAAAGACATCTCAGAAAAAG TCTGAATTGTCGGTAGATGGTTTCCTGTATTCTCTGGGCCTTCAAAAGTATCTCATAACATTCCAGGCGGAGGAG GTTGACATGACGGCTCTTATGCACATGACTGATGATGATCTCAAGGCTCTAGGAATTCCAATG GCACCCAAATGTGATGGAGAGTCAAGTAGATGA